From Algoriphagus sp. NG3, the proteins below share one genomic window:
- a CDS encoding DUF3883 domain-containing protein, which produces MQTYSCFDILSHNPNGTDKFIEVRTTKLAKETPIFFSSNEYQFSKVNNDSYHLYRVFDFAKSPKLFTVNGDFDSFCRKEPVQFKGWF; this is translated from the coding sequence ATCCAGACATATTCATGCTTTGATATCCTTTCCCACAATCCAAATGGAACCGACAAGTTTATTGAGGTAAGGACAACAAAACTGGCTAAAGAAACTCCGATCTTTTTTTCTTCCAATGAGTATCAGTTTTCTAAAGTAAATAATGATAGTTACCACCTCTACCGGGTATTTGACTTTGCTAAATCACCTAAATTATTTACTGTAAATGGGGATTTCGATTCTTTTTGTAGGAAAGAACCAGTTCAGTTTAAGGGCTGGTTTTAA